In Vibrio alginolyticus NBRC 15630 = ATCC 17749, the sequence TATCCATATGCAAAAAATGTCTCAACTCAGATACAAAAAAGCGCCAAACAGCTAGGTTATTCGGCGTTTTTAAGAATTGGGAAAATGACTCGTTACACGGCGGTTTGCTTAATCTGCTCTACAATAGCTTTCAAGCCATTACCACGTGACGGGCTTAAATGGGAGACAAGCCCCAGTTGATCAAAATAAGCATCAATATCAAATACTTGAATTTGATCGGCCGTTTTTCCGTCATAAGCCGCCATCACCAAGGCAATCAATCCACGGACGATACGCGCATCGGAGTCCGCACAAAAATGCCAAACGCCATCTTGCTCTTGGCTCACTAACCACACCAAGCTTTCACAACCCGAAACGGTAACTTGTTCTGATTTCAGCTCTTCTGGCATTTGTGGCAGCTTTTTACCCCACTGAATAACCTGACGGTAACGATCTTCCCAGCCTTGAAGTTGCTGCATAGTCGCTACAATGTCTTCGCTGGTGATATCTGTACCAAATGGAGAAACGGGAAAATCTGTCATGATGCGCTCTTCTTCTAGTTTACTTCTTATATTTTGAAATCAACTTCTCAACGATTCGCGATACCGCGACAAAGCCAAACGTTGCAGTTACAACAGTCGCCGCACCAAAACCGCTAGCACAATCCATACGTTTTGGGCCTTCCGCTGTCGACTTCACACCACACACTGAACCGTCTGCTTGAGGATACTTCAGCTGCTCGGTTGAAAACACGCAATCAATACCAAACTTACGAGCCGGATTCTTAGGGAAGTTATGATGACGACGCAAGGTGTCTTTGATTTTCTTCGCTAGAGGATCTTGGATCGTTTTCGTTAAATCAGCGACCATGATCTGCGTTGGGTCAACCTGACCACCAGCGCCCCCCGTAGTGATCACTTTGATCTTGTTGCTGCGGCAATACGCCAACAAAGACGCCTTCGCTTTTACGCTGTCAATCGCATCTAGCACGTAATCAAACTCTTTGCTTAAGTACTCATGTTGATTGTCTGGCGTGATGAAATCATCAATCAGGTTGACTTTACACTCTGGGTTGATCAATTTGACACGCTCGGCCATCACTTCAATTTTGCTTTGGCCAACGGTGCCCGTCATCGCATGAATTTGGCGGTTAATATTCGTGACACAAACATCGTCCATATCAATCAGAGTCAGCTCACCGATCCCGGTACGGGCCAGCGCTTCGACCGCCCATGAACCCACGCCACCAATACCAATAACACAAACGTGTGCAGCGCGAAGAATGTCCACTTCACTGTTGCCATAAAGACGACGAGTGCCGCCAAAGCGTTGATTGTAGCTGTCAGATGCTGGGGTATCGAGTTCACGCATATTGAAGTCCAGATGATCGATAGAAAAACAAAGAGTGCGATTTATACGCACTCTTTGATGAAATGTCTAGATAAGAGGCGGTTCCTCTTTCTTGGGTCGCTATTGTAGCTTTTCTGGCGGTAAAGCCCAAGGCGCTTGAGTTGGTGAGTTTTCCAGCCCAAGTTTCCACACTCGACCAAAATGCTTGTAGTGCCCTGCTTCCGTTCCCGCTCTCGCACCAATACCATGATACAGATCCAAATGGTTCTGTTTTACCGCACCACCAGTGTCTAAAACGATCAGCATTCGCAGTTGATGAGCACCGCTCCACGTACCATCCGCATTCAGCAATGGTACTTCCGCCAAGATTGGCGTACCCATTGGTAAGATAGAACGGTCACCCGCGACCGCGGCCATTGGCAACAAAGGAATACCAGCCGACCCCGTTACTGGCGCTTCCGCTTTTGGCGCAAAGAAGACGTAAGAAGGGTTTTGCTCCAACAACTCGCGTACTGTTGCGTCGTCGTTGTCCATTACCCACTCTTTAATCGCTTTGAGAGACATTTTTTCACGCGGCACTTCACCACGTTCAATCAAAATGCGGCCAATACTAACGTAAGCTTTATTATTTTTCCCTGCGTACGCGAAGTACTCCAACGTATCATCATCTTCAAAATGCACATAGCCACTGCCCTGCACTTCCATCATAAACGGGTCAATACGGTTAGGCGCATAACCTAGCACTAAACCTTGGCCATCTAATGCCCCGTTGTAGATCTCCGCACGAGTCGGACAATCTGATGAGCAGTTTGGCTTGCCATAAACTGGGTACTTAAAAATGTCGTTTGGTGTATGACGCAGCTCCATCACGGGAGAAAAGTATCCGGTAAACAGCACATTACCTTTTTTATCACCACCACCCAATTGCGCGGCTTGAATGCCAAACGCACTCAACGCACTGGTATCTCCGCTCTGTTGCGCCCACTCACTTAATCGTTGATATAGCGGTTGGTATATCTTCGCCATGGATGGTGACTTTATCACCACTTGCTCAGCTTGCTTGTTAAATTCAGTAAAATCGCGTGGTTTGTTAGACTCAACCACATCCACTTGATTGAGGATCTGAGGAAACTCACCATCAAGATATTGCTGAGCACGATCATTTTGTTGAGCACAGCCAAAGAGTAGGCTCAAAGAGATAATAGGAAGGAGTTTTTTTAACACGTGTCTTTTCCGTAAAAGAGAATAGCAAAAGGATGGCAAACAAACGCATACGGTGCAATTGAAAAGCAACGACAAAATGTTTCAACGCTAAGCCAATCCGTTTACTCGTTGTGAATTCATTCAGTTAATACAACATGATAGCAGCGGAAGAATTACGGAATTGTCCGGATTATGTTTGAAAGTAAGATTTACTGATTGAGAGATGAAATTGTGATCATCCATGTGACTCACAGACGCAAGAGATCTCTGCTTAACAGACAAAGATAAAAACGACTATCTTACCGCAATCCTTGCACGCCCCTCTAAACGGAATACAGGTAGATAATGTGCATTGGCATCCAGCTTCATTTCTGCATGCTGCTTACCCACAAAATTGAAGTGCCGCTCATTTGAACCCACTCGATACGAAAACGAATCCCCATCGAATTCAAAACTGGTCGCCACTGTAGAACCATTTACGGTAACACCGCGCTCACTCAACACAAATTCTTCACGAGCATAAGGCGCAACATCTTGCTCAACCCAGCGACCATAAATTGTCGATTTGGGAATGGGCGGATTAATGGTTCGAGTAATCAAATCACTATACAGCATGCACACGACAACGGTTCCAACTATCGCTATAAGCATGAGAGAACGCTCTAGCCACTTACGAAGCATTGATTTAGATGACGTTTTTGACAGATTTGAAGCAGTGATCGCAGCATTCTTATTAACAGCAGAAGACATGAGGTTCACGTATTGAGGAAAGACGCCACCATTGTAACCTTCCCTCTTAACGGGACCAAGAACCTACCTCAATATGTTTGTGCTTTATTCCAAAATTTCACCTTGCCACCAAGTGAATAAAAAGGCATTATTTTAACATAATTAAACAAAGGAATGGCTGTAGTGAAAATTCGTAGTACTGCTCTCGTAAAAGGATTCCGTCAATCAACACCTTATGTCAATGCTCACCGCGGAAAAACCATGGTGATCATGCTGGGCGGAGAAGCCGTCGCACACAAAAATTTTGGCAATATTATTAATGATATCGCCCTCATGCACAGCCTCGGAATCAAAGTCGTGGTGGTGTATGGTGCACGTCCTCAAATTAATCAGCAGCTAGAAAAACAAGACCTCACTACGCCTTACCACAAAAATATCCGCATTACGGATGAATCGGCTTTATCTGTTGTTATGCAAGCTGCCGGACAACTTCAACTTGCGATTACTGCGCGCCTATCAATGAGCCTCAACAACACTCCGATGGCAGGCACCCAGCTCAATGTCGTTAGCGGAAACTACATCATTGCTCAGCCACTCGGCGTTGATGATGGTGTGGACTATTGCCATAGTGGACGCATTCGCCGCATTGACACCGATGCTATCAACCGCACTCTTGATCAAGGTTCAATTGTTCTGCTAGGTCCCATTGCTAGCTCTGTGACTGGCGAGTGCTTTAACTTACTTTCTGAAGAAGTCGCCACCCAACTAGCGATAAAGCTGGGTGCGGATAAGCTGATTGGTTTTTGCTCCGAACAAGGTGTCATTGATGACAACGGCAATGCTGTCGCCGAGTTACTGCCAATTGAGGCGGAGCATGTCATCAAAACGCTCTCTGAAAATACGTCTCCTGATCTAGATTACAACACAGGAACACTGCGCTTTCTTAAAGGATCTATTGCAGCTTGCCGTGCCGGAGTACCTCGTAGCCACTTGATCAGTTATAAAGTAGATGGCGCCTTAATTCAGGAGTTGTTCTCTTTCGACGGTATCGGAACCCAAGTCGTTATGGCGAGCGCTGAACAAGTGAGGCAAGCTAATATTGACGATATTGGCGGTATCTTAGACCTCATTCGTCCTTTAGAAGAACAAGGTGTACTCGTTAGGCGCTCTCGAGAGCAGCTAGAGCAAGAGATTGGAAAATTTACCATCATCGAAAAAGACGGTTTGATTATTGGCTGTGCTGCCCTTTATCCATACCCAGAAGAGCGTAAAGCTGAGATGGCTTGCGTAGCGATTCACCCTGACTATCGTGATGGAAACCGAGGTTTGTTGCTGCTCAACTACATGAAACATCGTTCTAAATCCGAAACCATTGATCAAATTTTTGTCCTCACGACACACAGTTTGCATTGGTTTAGAGAGCAAGGATTCTACGAAGTTGGAGTCGATTACTTGCCAGGAGCCAAACAAGGGCTGTACAACTTTCAGCGTAAGTCCAAAATCTTAGCGTTAGACTTATAAACAAACTCAACATCATTAACAGATGCGTTCTGAATCCTCAATCCGAGGTTTGGAACGCCATGCTCCGACTCTCTCAATAATAAATCCATGAATCATAAGCAGTAATACCATTAATTTAGATATGCAAAGCATTACATTGATTTTAGTTCCATTTTTACCTTTTCAATATACACACTGTTGGCTATACTCTGCGCGCTAGTGATTGGTTTTTAACCAATGCAAATGGATCTAGGTGATGATACGTAGCCTTCACCCTAAAATGCTGGGCAGTCGATAACTAGTTAGCCCGCATTGCACACCAAGGACAGTTGTTAATCTGACTTTCAATAAGCCGAGACGAGCACTGTTATGAGAACAATCATTTGTAATTCGCTTCAAAGTTTCTGGGATATGGCTGACAATCAGTTTTTAGAAGGCCTAGATGTTCACTGTGTTTTTCCGGTGAATGACGCCATTCGAGACTTTATCCTTACTTACCAACAGCAATACAAAATACGCAGCGTGTCGTTTACCGATGCCTTTGCACAACGTACATAAAAGAAGACCGAGCCATAAGCTCGGT encodes:
- the argA gene encoding amino-acid N-acetyltransferase, producing MKIRSTALVKGFRQSTPYVNAHRGKTMVIMLGGEAVAHKNFGNIINDIALMHSLGIKVVVVYGARPQINQQLEKQDLTTPYHKNIRITDESALSVVMQAAGQLQLAITARLSMSLNNTPMAGTQLNVVSGNYIIAQPLGVDDGVDYCHSGRIRRIDTDAINRTLDQGSIVLLGPIASSVTGECFNLLSEEVATQLAIKLGADKLIGFCSEQGVIDDNGNAVAELLPIEAEHVIKTLSENTSPDLDYNTGTLRFLKGSIAACRAGVPRSHLISYKVDGALIQELFSFDGIGTQVVMASAEQVRQANIDDIGGILDLIRPLEEQGVLVRRSREQLEQEIGKFTIIEKDGLIIGCAALYPYPEERKAEMACVAIHPDYRDGNRGLLLLNYMKHRSKSETIDQIFVLTTHSLHWFREQGFYEVGVDYLPGAKQGLYNFQRKSKILALDL
- the mltA gene encoding murein transglycosylase A is translated as MLKKLLPIISLSLLFGCAQQNDRAQQYLDGEFPQILNQVDVVESNKPRDFTEFNKQAEQVVIKSPSMAKIYQPLYQRLSEWAQQSGDTSALSAFGIQAAQLGGGDKKGNVLFTGYFSPVMELRHTPNDIFKYPVYGKPNCSSDCPTRAEIYNGALDGQGLVLGYAPNRIDPFMMEVQGSGYVHFEDDDTLEYFAYAGKNNKAYVSIGRILIERGEVPREKMSLKAIKEWVMDNDDATVRELLEQNPSYVFFAPKAEAPVTGSAGIPLLPMAAVAGDRSILPMGTPILAEVPLLNADGTWSGAHQLRMLIVLDTGGAVKQNHLDLYHGIGARAGTEAGHYKHFGRVWKLGLENSPTQAPWALPPEKLQ
- the csdE gene encoding cysteine desulfurase sulfur acceptor subunit CsdE, whose translation is MTDFPVSPFGTDITSEDIVATMQQLQGWEDRYRQVIQWGKKLPQMPEELKSEQVTVSGCESLVWLVSQEQDGVWHFCADSDARIVRGLIALVMAAYDGKTADQIQVFDIDAYFDQLGLVSHLSPSRGNGLKAIVEQIKQTAV
- the tcdA gene encoding tRNA cyclic N6-threonylcarbamoyladenosine(37) synthase TcdA — encoded protein: MRELDTPASDSYNQRFGGTRRLYGNSEVDILRAAHVCVIGIGGVGSWAVEALARTGIGELTLIDMDDVCVTNINRQIHAMTGTVGQSKIEVMAERVKLINPECKVNLIDDFITPDNQHEYLSKEFDYVLDAIDSVKAKASLLAYCRSNKIKVITTGGAGGQVDPTQIMVADLTKTIQDPLAKKIKDTLRRHHNFPKNPARKFGIDCVFSTEQLKYPQADGSVCGVKSTAEGPKRMDCASGFGAATVVTATFGFVAVSRIVEKLISKYKK
- a CDS encoding DUF2850 domain-containing protein; translation: MSSAVNKNAAITASNLSKTSSKSMLRKWLERSLMLIAIVGTVVVCMLYSDLITRTINPPIPKSTIYGRWVEQDVAPYAREEFVLSERGVTVNGSTVATSFEFDGDSFSYRVGSNERHFNFVGKQHAEMKLDANAHYLPVFRLEGRARIAVR